One window from the genome of Spirosoma rhododendri encodes:
- the pnp gene encoding polyribonucleotide nucleotidyltransferase has protein sequence MFEINTQSVALPDGREITIETGKLARQADGAVVVRLGDCMLLATVVSSKEAKEGVDFLPLSVDYQEKFASAGRIPGSFQRREGRLGDHEILISRLVDRALRPIFPDNYHADTQVMITLISSDPEVQPDALAALAASSALAVSDIPFNGPISEVRVAKIDGEYRINPKTTDIERATIDLIVAATEKDICMVEGEMSECSEAEVVEAIKAAHEAIKVQCQAQKELEAKVGKTEKREYNHETHDEELRAAVRAACYDKIYAVAAQQNPNKKGRSQSFRAVRDEYIASFPEGSDVNVGLVKTYFHDLEWEAARRLVLDQRTRLDGRQLDQIRPISAEAGYLPGPHGSALFTRGETQSLTTCTLGTKLDEQIIDQTMYQGYSKFLLHYNFPGFSTGEVKPNRGAGRREIGHGNLAHRSLKKVLPTGDENPYTIRIVSDILESNGSSSMATVCAGTMALMDAGIKIKAPVAGIAMGLIQDTEPGSDKYAVLSDILGDEDHLGDMDFKVTGTEKGIVACQMDLKVDGLSYEVLAQALEQARRGRLHILGEMKKGIDAVRADLKPHAPRAIVIKIDTNQIGAVIGPGGKVVQDIQKDSGAVVNIDEHDNAGWVSIFATNQQSMDRAVSRVKGIVAIPEVGETYVGKVKTIQPFGAFVEFMPGKDGLLHISEIKWERLENMEGVLQVGEEVTVKLIDVDKKTGKYRLSRKVLLPKPENKN, from the coding sequence CCTGGGCGACTGTATGTTGCTGGCGACCGTAGTGTCCAGCAAAGAAGCTAAAGAAGGCGTCGACTTTCTGCCGCTCTCCGTTGATTATCAGGAAAAATTCGCGTCAGCCGGTCGGATTCCGGGTAGCTTTCAGCGCCGGGAAGGTCGTCTGGGCGACCACGAAATCCTGATTAGCCGTCTGGTCGACCGGGCTCTTCGTCCGATCTTCCCGGATAACTATCACGCCGATACGCAGGTGATGATCACGCTGATCTCGTCGGACCCTGAAGTACAACCCGACGCCCTGGCTGCGCTGGCTGCATCGTCGGCGCTGGCGGTATCGGATATTCCGTTCAACGGACCGATCTCGGAAGTGCGCGTCGCGAAAATCGATGGCGAGTACCGGATCAACCCCAAGACGACCGACATTGAGCGCGCTACCATCGACCTGATTGTGGCGGCTACCGAAAAAGATATCTGCATGGTGGAAGGCGAGATGAGCGAATGCTCGGAAGCCGAAGTTGTAGAGGCTATCAAAGCCGCTCACGAAGCCATCAAAGTACAGTGTCAGGCGCAGAAAGAACTCGAAGCGAAAGTCGGTAAGACGGAGAAGCGCGAGTACAACCACGAAACGCACGACGAAGAGCTGCGTGCTGCCGTGCGTGCTGCCTGTTACGATAAAATCTACGCTGTTGCTGCGCAGCAGAACCCAAACAAAAAGGGGCGCTCGCAGAGCTTCCGCGCCGTGCGGGATGAGTACATCGCGTCGTTCCCCGAAGGATCGGACGTGAATGTAGGGCTGGTGAAAACGTACTTCCACGATCTTGAGTGGGAAGCAGCCCGGCGGCTGGTGCTCGATCAGCGTACCCGGCTCGACGGTCGTCAGCTCGATCAGATCCGGCCAATTTCGGCGGAAGCTGGCTACCTGCCCGGCCCCCACGGTTCGGCTTTGTTTACGCGGGGCGAAACCCAGTCGCTGACGACCTGTACGCTCGGTACCAAGCTGGACGAGCAGATCATCGATCAGACGATGTACCAGGGCTACAGCAAGTTTTTGCTGCATTACAACTTCCCCGGCTTCTCGACGGGTGAGGTGAAGCCAAACCGGGGTGCCGGTCGGCGCGAGATTGGTCACGGTAACCTGGCCCACCGTTCGCTAAAGAAAGTACTGCCTACGGGCGACGAAAACCCGTACACGATCCGGATCGTATCGGACATTCTGGAGTCGAACGGTTCGTCGTCGATGGCGACGGTTTGTGCCGGTACGATGGCGCTGATGGACGCCGGTATCAAAATTAAAGCACCCGTAGCTGGTATCGCGATGGGGCTGATTCAGGACACCGAGCCCGGTTCGGACAAATACGCCGTTCTGTCGGACATCCTGGGTGACGAAGATCACCTGGGCGATATGGACTTCAAAGTGACGGGTACCGAGAAAGGTATCGTTGCCTGCCAGATGGACCTGAAAGTAGACGGTTTGTCGTATGAAGTGCTGGCACAGGCACTGGAGCAGGCCCGTCGGGGCCGGCTGCATATCCTGGGTGAGATGAAGAAAGGTATCGACGCTGTTCGGGCCGATCTTAAGCCGCACGCTCCCCGTGCTATCGTCATCAAGATCGATACCAACCAGATCGGTGCTGTTATCGGACCCGGTGGTAAGGTGGTGCAGGACATTCAGAAAGATTCGGGTGCCGTTGTCAACATCGATGAGCACGACAATGCCGGTTGGGTTAGCATCTTCGCGACCAATCAGCAAAGCATGGATCGGGCTGTATCACGCGTGAAAGGCATCGTTGCGATACCGGAAGTGGGCGAAACCTACGTCGGTAAAGTAAAGACCATTCAGCCGTTCGGCGCGTTTGTCGAGTTTATGCCGGGTAAAGATGGGCTGCTGCACATCTCGGAGATCAAGTGGGAGCGACTGGAAAACATGGAAGGCGTGTTGCAGGTCGGTGAGGAAGTGACGGTGAAGCTGATCGATGTCGACAAGAAGACGGGAAAATACCGGTTGTCGCGTAAGGTGCTGCTTCCCAAGCCGGAGAACAAAAATTAA